The Ovis aries strain OAR_USU_Benz2616 breed Rambouillet chromosome 8, ARS-UI_Ramb_v3.0, whole genome shotgun sequence genome includes the window aAGTTCATAGGTTGCCCATTCCTTCCATCCTCCAGCATAGTGTTGAGCACTAAAAACATACATCAAATAATTAGTGCTCTAACCATTTTTCCTGCTTTACAGCACAAGGTTCACAGGAACTTTAGAGATAAGATGACTTTAGAGATTTAGTAGTGCAATGACTTTTCACCATAATAGTTACATTTGAAGCATATTTAAAGGATCATAGAATGAAAAGTACAGCCAGTCTATAATAGTCTGTACTCTATACTTCCATTAATATAGTGAGTATAAAATTCTTCAGTAGACCAATAAAAATATGCCTAGGAAACACTGCAATACATATCCTAAACCCATTTTTATtgttaagctgctgctgctgctaaatcgctttagtcgtgtccgactgtgcgattccatagacggcagcccaccaggctctgctgtccctgggcttctccaggcaagaacactggagtgggttgccatttccttctccaatgcatgaaagtgaaaagtgaaagtgaagtcactgagtcgtgtccaactcttagcgaccccatggactgcagcccaccaggctcctctgtccatgggattttccaggcaagagtactggagtggggtgccattgccttctccgtatccTTAAGCTGCTTACCTGTTAAAGCCCAGAGATACTGCTGTGACCATAGCCTTCTTGCTTCTCACTCCAGCTAAACAAGAAAACACTAGACTGTCAGATTTGGATGGCTTTACTTCTTTGTACTTCTCTTTGAAGTCTTTTGGGTTCATCTGTAGAGCTTCCCCTACATCATCcactgaaagaaaatgttaagaatttCGATTAAATTTTAGATACAGTCAATTACTAGATACATGTTTTCTTAACAAATGAGGTTAAAACACATCACTTACATGGTATATTGACAGACCCGGGGATTTTTCCAGACTCATGAATTTCCCATGGCTCTCTAACATCAATTAACATAGTTTTTTTGGACTTCAGGAGGTTTTTAAGTTCCTTATAAGTGACATCTTCACAAATAGTGGTACAAAAATTGAGGCAGCTTCTTTTTATTGACTTCAAAcctgtaaagaataaaataaactagCTACCTTCAAAATGACACTGCTATTAATATCTGGAAAGAGTAAGTCAAAGGAGTTTTCCCCACTGTTCAAGTCAGCTCACCATATCAATCTTTTGACTTGACTTCTTACATAAAGTCTCATTTTCATAGTGGAAGGAACAGGGGTTTTAGAGTCAGATAAATCAAGATTCAAATCCTGGCCTGCACATttagctctgtgaccctgggcagatTACGTAAACTCTCTAGGAGAGTAAaatcaaatattattatttaacttttagaGTTGCTGTGAGGTTTAAATGATCTGTACAGTACACAATAATCTATTTTCACCTTTCCTTCATGATTTATGCCCATTGTTCCTTCTGAAGGGAACACCTTTCTCGTCTCTACCTGGCACTCTTTAAGCCTCCTTTACCTCACTTACCACTTCCCCTTTGATCAAACACTTCCACTTCTAGGTATCCATTCCTGTAAAATACTTATACACAAAGAAGGGTGTACATATACCAAAAAGCGTGTACAATGATAATTTTTGAAGAACTTTTAATAATAGCAAAGAAACTGGAAACTAAAATATCCATCAATAAGGAACTAGCTTTAGGGTAATTCATAGTTATGGGGTATATGCAGTGGTTAAAAGTTTTATGTACTGCCATGAATACCTAAGCTTCTGAATAcctaagtgagaaaaaaaattacagaaaagtaAGTGCAGAAGATCAcactatatattaaatatttcccagtggctcagctggtaaagaacctgcctgccaatgcaggacatgcaagagacacatgatccctgggttgggaagatccctggagaaggaaatggccacccactgcagtattcctgtgtagaaaattccatggacagaggagcctagtaagttacagtccatggtgtcacaaaaagtcgggcataactgagtgtgcacacacacatagatttgtttagttgctaagtcataactgactcttgtgaccccactatagcccaccaggctactcagtccgtgggatttcccaggcaagaatacccagattaacatttcctactccgggggatcttccagacccagggatttaaccctcatctcttgcttggcaggcagattttttattgctgaaccacctgggaagcatgtacATTTATTTAGGTATACTCATATCTGGGGAGAGTATATAAAGGGGTGTGctttattgtttgttttaatataatttttgctttattgtttaATGAATATAATCATGTAttacaagtatttttttaatgaaacaggcACCTTTTCTCTTAACACCTCCAACTCCATCCTTTCCAGTGCAGTCTCACTCGACTGGGTTGTGTATGGTGATGGTTTATTTGTGTCTGTCTTAccccaaatgggcttccctggtggctcagatggtaaagaattttcctgcaatgccagagacctaggtttaatccctgggttgggaagatcccctggagaagggaaaggtacctactccagtattctggccgggagaattccatggacccatggggtcataaagtcagacacgactgagctactttcacctTTACCCCCAACTGGTGAAGTAAACTGTATCCCAGCAGGATATCTGTCAGattaggagctcaataaatgatTGCGGACTAAAGGTAAAACCAAATAACAGAATTTGTATGAATGACACATCTTCAACTACACAGGCTGTACCAAGAGTTACAAGGGACTAACGGGCGGGGAAGTGTTACACGGGAGCCCCTGTATCTTTATCCACAAAAGTTGTTGCTAAAGGAGAGGCAGCATATTAAGCAGAGAGAAGGGACAGGAGGTCTGCTCTGAGTTCTAGACCACCTCCTCCACTAACCACCTCCGCTTCTCTGGCT containing:
- the TSTD3 gene encoding thiosulfate sulfurtransferase/rhodanese-like domain-containing protein 3; its protein translation is MVLQRLLPWSTCRTVFGSAETALWGLKSIKRSCLNFCTTICEDVTYKELKNLLKSKKTMLIDVREPWEIHESGKIPGSVNIPLDDVGEALQMNPKDFKEKYKEVKPSKSDSLVFSCLAGVRSKKAMVTAVSLGFNSAQHYAGGWKEWATYELSEKKQEN